The Mastacembelus armatus chromosome 9, fMasArm1.2, whole genome shotgun sequence genome contains a region encoding:
- the LOC113138728 gene encoding interleukin-1 beta-like codes for MEFNMTCDMSEIREAKMPNGLDLEIIYHPMRMKSLVNLVIAIERLKSRKSASVLCTEFRDENLLSIMLESIVEEQIVFPCGSAPTDQFSRTGEHQCSMTDSQKRNLILNENSMELNAVMLQGGSDSRKVNLNMSTYVHPSPTTEAQPVALAIKGTNLYLSCHSKDGRPTLHLEVVGDKNTLSSISSESEMMRFLFYKRDTGLNISTIMSARFPDWYVSTAEQDNKPVEMCMESANRYRTFNVQRQS; via the exons atgGAATTTAATATGACATGCGACATGAGTGAAATTCGGGAAGCCAAGATGCCCAATGGTCTGGACTTGGAGATTATCTATCATCCAATGAGAATGAAGAGTTTGGTCAACCTTGTCATCGCAATAGAGAGGCTGAAGTCCAGAAAGTCAGCATCAGTGCTGTGCACTGAGTTCAGAGATGAAAACCTGCTCAGCATTATGCTGGAGAGCATAGTGGAAG AACAAATTGTGTTTCCATGTGGCTCAGCACCAACTGATCAGTTCAGCAGAACGGGCGAGCACCAGTGCAGCATGACAGACAGCCAGAAGAGGAACTTAATTCTGAACGAAAACAGCATGGAGCTCAATGCAGTGATGCTGCAGGGAGGCAGTGACAGCCGCAAAG TTAACCTCAACATGTCGACCTACGTGCACCCTTCACCCACTACTGAAGCCCAACCTGTGGCTCTGGCCATCAAAGGCACAAATCTCTACCTGTCGTGCCACAGTAAAGATGGCAGGCCAACCCTGCATCTGGAG GTGGTGGGGGACAAAAACACTCTGTCCAGCATCAGCTCAGAAAGTGAAATGATGCGATTTCTTTTCTACAAACGTGACACTGGATTGAACATCAGCACTATCATGTCTGCCCGCTTCCCTGACTGGTATGTCAGCACTGCAGAGCAGGACAACAAGCCGGTAGAGATGTGCATGGAGTCTGCTAACCGCTACAGAACCTTCAACGTCCAGCGTCAGAGTTAA
- the ckap2l gene encoding cytoskeleton-associated protein 2-like, with product MTSLDKVERNLINMEEGETVSTISRKELRKQKLMEYLAAKGKLKLPNPKPYLQDDYQYKNPVTSALKVVKGKENKAPADRSRYEGTKVFTFSAESTTHPARKAFGVTNKANVKSRTLIGEQNTNCPSASSGPARPKPNQNLVLTNTHTVVSFKSNLSAVSHLKKQANTGIQSSEANRTAAVTSNSRFNRSSNAVSSGPMKTVSVRMSLGPFVKTKTGLIPAVTQPRNTEPHLTQTCTTATEATTLRTTSVANKVRPSTLPSACVSQRSAMAQRRTLPATALNNPGSSTSRAGINVQGQKKSNSKSQLGKHSQPPCKNQLSSGLKSTSIHSKCTVAPIKPERMVGMSKTNRSAGQPADRSTKQRYENGQPCKIIPQTSLRPASSYSSRAVSEVTRAAVSEQDRKTRTCKETQSKKGQSASHVAPQKKETQRASALVTSQTVPQPTRTTSCKGQATGMNMPKVPVTVIPQTEGKKLTAAQEERMRKLQEWREAKGISYKRPPMPVKPQVRRTVAVPQPFWTAMTEEDEAHSLISAMDRSLDDCIKLLGEGCLPDLVKEIVSRLPAVSKKFAKYWICQARLMEQEGNLDILPMFEEAVRVVLEPVDDLRTVVFEILKKKDEIQASAENEKEEDQISTVESTPESCNNPVITPKPVRALICGEKGDSSVVKYKITATPGGLSSQRREPARVNGQEVRFFTPVRRSVRIERASLRYPESLQDHDLCVASYNDLLSEEDKDKSEEQKVGDTSPSVNNTPMYIYRHNEALDDKVSVQLV from the exons ATGACGAGTCTGGACAAAGTCGAGAGAAACTTAATAAATATGGAAGAAGGAGAAACAGTATCGACGATTTCCAGAAAAG AGCTGCGTAAGCAGAAGTTGATGGAATACTTGGCAGCAAAAGGAAAGCTGAAACTCCCCAATCCTaa GCCATACCTTCAAGATGACTATCAGTACAAAAATCCTGTGACGTCTGCGCTAAAG gttGTGAAGGGAAAAGAGAACAAGGCTCCAGCTGACAGATCCAGATATGAGGGCACAaaagttttcactttttctgctGAATCCACAACACACCCTGCCAGAAAAGCATTTGGTGTCACTAACAAAGCGAATGTAAAAAGCAGAACCTTGATTGGAGAGCAGAATACCAATTGTCCATCTGCAAGCAGTGGCCCAGCACGGCCTAAACCTAATCAAAATCTggtgctcacaaacacacacactgttgtgtcCTTTAAATCCAACTTGAGCGCAGTCAGTCATCTCAAAAAGCAGGCAAATACAGGAATTCAGTCTTCAGAGGCGAATCGTACAGCTGCAGTAACATCCAACAGCAGATTCAACAGAAGCTCAAATGCTGTCTCGTCAGGTCCCATGAAGACAGTTAGTGTCCGAATGAGTCTTGGCCcttttgttaaaacaaaaacaggactCATTCCCGCTGTCACCCAGCCAAGAAACACAGAGCCACACTTAACACAGACGTGTACTACAGCAACTGAAGCCACCACTCTACGCACTACTTCTGTTGCAAACAAGGTGCGACCAAGTACATTGCCATCAGCATGTGTTTCCCAGAGGTCTGCCATGGCTCAGAGACGAACACTTCCTGCTACAGCTCTAAACAACCCAGGTTCTTCAACTTCAAGAGCTGGGATTAATGTTCAAGGTCAGAAAAAGTCAAACTCAAAATCACAATTGGGTAAACATTCCCAACCACCTTGTAAGAATCAGTTATCAAGTGGCCTGAAATCAACATCTATACACTCCAAGTGCACAGTAGCACCTATTAAGCCAGAGAGGATGGTAGGGATGTCCAAAACTAATAGGTCAGCTGGTCAGCCCGCAGACAGGTCCACAAAGCAGAGATATGAGAATGGCCAACCCTGCAAAATCATCCCCCAAACATCGTTGAGGCCAGCAAGCAGTTACAGTTCCAGAGCAGTCAGCGAAGTTACACGAGCTGCTGTGTCTGAGCAGGATAGGAAAACCAGGACATGTAAAGAGACACAAAGCAAGAAAGGACAGAGTGCATCACATGTTGctccacaaaaaaaagaaacacaaagagcaaGTGCACTAGTGACTTCGCAGACAGTTCCACAGCCAACCAGAACCACCAGCTGTAAAGGCCAGGCCACAGGCATGAACATGCCAAAGGTCCCAGTTACGGTCATTCCTCAgactgagggaaagaaactgaCTGCTGCCCAGGAGGAAAGAAT GAGAAAACTGCAAGAATGGCGGGAAGCCAAAGGCATTTCCTACAAGCGACCTCCAATGCCAGTAAAACCTCAGGTCAGGCGCACTGTGGCTGTGCCCCAGCCTTTTTGGACCGCCATGACAGAGGAAGATGAAGCTCACTCCCTCATCAGTGCCATGGATAGGTCCCTGGATGACTGCATCAAATTGCTTGGAGAG GGTTGCCTTCCAGACCTGGTGAAGGAAATTGTGTCACGGCTTCCGGCAGTGTCCAAAAAGTTTGCCAAATACTGGATCTGCCAGGCTCGTTTGATGGAGCAAGAGGGAAACCTGGATATTCTGCCCATGTTTGAGGAAGCTGTTCGTGTTGTGTTGGAG CCAGTGGATGACCTGCGGACTGTGGTGTTTGAAATTTTGAAGAAGAAGGACGAGATCCAAG CATCTGCTGAGAACGAGAAGGAGGAGGACCAAATTTCCACAGTTGAAAGCACTCCTGAGAGTTGCAACAACCCAGTGATAACTCCTAAACCTGTTAGGGCCCTTATCTGTGGGGAGAAAGGAGACTCATCAGTAGTGAAGTACAAGATCACAGCAACTCCTGG tggtCTTTCAAGCCAGAGGAGAGAACCAGCACGGGTCAACGGTCAGGAGGTCCGTTTCTTTACCCCAGTTAGGCGCTCAGTGCGAATTGAGAGAGCCTCACTCCGATACCCTGAGTCCCTCCAGGACCACGATCTCTGCGTGGCCTCATACAACGACCTGCTCTCTGAGGAGGATAAAGACAAAAGTGAGGAGCAGAAGGTTGGGGACACCAGCCCATCAGTTAACAACACACCAATGTATATCTACAGACATAACGAGGCGCTTGATGACAAGGTCTCAGTCCAGCTAGTTTGA